GGACTGGGCGCCTGGTGGCCCGCGACCGGCGCGACCACCCGGCTGCCCGCCTACGCTTCGGTCCCCGACTTCGCCCTGACGGAGCGGAGCGGCCGGCTGCTCGGGGCCGGGGAGCTGCGCGGGAAGGTCTGGGTCGCCACGTTCATCTACACCCGCTGCCCGGACACGTGCCCGCTCCAGAGCGCCGAGATGGCGCGACTCCAGCGGGAGTTCGAGGCGGAGGAGGACCTGCGGCTGGTCTCGGTCACGGTGGACCCGGAACGGGACACGCTGGCTGTCCTCTCCCGGTACGCGGCCCGGTTCAGCGCGCACCCGGACCGCTGGCTCTTCCTAACCGGCGACTGGGCGGCGATCCGCCGGCTGGTCGCGGAGGGCTTCCGGCTGGCGGTCGTCGAGGCCGGAGAGCTCCCGGAGAGCCCGCTGGACGAAGCCTTCCCGCCCTCCCGCGCTGGGGGCGGCGACGCCCGGGGCCGGACCGACGCGGGGCCCCTCCTCGGGCCCGCACTGGCCCTGGCGCATGCCGCGCGCGGGGGGCCGATGGTCCTGCACAGCGCCCGGTTCGTCCTGGTGGATCGGGCATCCCGGATTCGGGGCTACTACGACAGCACCGACCCGGAGCGCCTCCGGCAGCTCCGCCGGGACATCCGGGTTCTCCTCCGGGAAGCATGACCGGGCCCTCCGTCACCGATCTCCCCGCCCTCAACGCCGCCCTGAACGGGACGAGCGCGGTGCTGCTCGCCTCCGGCTACCTCTGCATCCGCCGCGGGAAGGTGACCGCCCACAAGGCCTGCATGGCCTCGGCCTTCGTTCTCTCCACCCTGTTCCTCGCCTCCTACCTGACGTACCACTACCACGTGGGCTCGGTGCCCTTCGGCGGGCAGGGCTGGATCCGGAGGGCGTACTTCGCGGTCCTCGTCTCCCACACGGTCCTGGCCGTGACCATCGTCCCCCTGGCCCTGGTGACCCTCTCCCGGGCCCTGCGGGGCCGCTTCGGCGCCCACGTCCGCATCGCCCGCTGGACGCTCCCCCTGTGGCTCTACGTCTCGGTGACCGGGGTCCTGGTGTACTGGATG
This genomic window from Candidatus Methylomirabilis sp. contains:
- a CDS encoding SCO family protein — protein: MNRQQDPVRPWEAALQRLLWGALALVLAGVGFAGAWSGLRGGLGAWWPATGATTRLPAYASVPDFALTERSGRLLGAGELRGKVWVATFIYTRCPDTCPLQSAEMARLQREFEAEEDLRLVSVTVDPERDTLAVLSRYAARFSAHPDRWLFLTGDWAAIRRLVAEGFRLAVVEAGELPESPLDEAFPPSRAGGGDARGRTDAGPLLGPALALAHAARGGPMVLHSARFVLVDRASRIRGYYDSTDPERLRQLRRDIRVLLREA
- a CDS encoding DUF420 domain-containing protein → MTGPSVTDLPALNAALNGTSAVLLASGYLCIRRGKVTAHKACMASAFVLSTLFLASYLTYHYHVGSVPFGGQGWIRRAYFAVLVSHTVLAVTIVPLALVTLSRALRGRFGAHVRIARWTLPLWLYVSVTGVLVYWMLYHLSPRL